The Carcharodon carcharias isolate sCarCar2 chromosome 2, sCarCar2.pri, whole genome shotgun sequence genomic sequence aatgcagtagactaagtcagggaaaatgcaagtgaaatgctgcttcacttgaaaggagtgtttgggccctttgaaggtgaggagagaggaagtgaaaaggcaggtgttgcatattttgtgtatgcatggggaggtaccGTAGATGGGGATTGagtagtagggggtgatggaagagtggaccagggtgtcacggaaggatcgatccctacggaatgccgccggtggggggAGGCAGTTGTTGTGtatagggaagatgtgtttggtggtggcatcatgctggagttggcggaaatggcggaagatgaacctttgaatgcggaggctggtggggtgataagtgaggacaagggggaccctttcatgtttctgggagggaggacaaggcgtgagggcggatgcgcgggagatgggccggacacggttgagggccctgtcaatgaccgtgggtggaaaacctcagttaaggaaggaggaggacatgtcagaggaactgtttttgaaggtagcatcatcagaacagatgcgacggaggcgaaggaactgagagaatgggatggagttcttacaggaagcggggtgtgaggagctgtagttgaggtagctgtgggagtcggtaggcttgtaatggatattggtggacagtctgttaccagaaattgagacagagaagtcaaggaagggaagggaagtgtcagagatggaccatgtgaaaagtatggaggggtggagattggaagcaaaattaataaatttttccaggttccgacgagagcatgaagcagcaccgaagtaatcatcgatgtaccggagaaagagttgtggtacggggccagagtaggactggaacaaggaatgtttcacataacccataaagagacaggcatagctggggcccatgcgggtacccatagccacaccttttatttggaggaagtgagaggagttaaaggagaaattgttcagtgcgagaacaagttcagccagatggaggagagtagtggtggatggggattgttcaggcctctgtccaccactattctcctggCACttcacatgtgccaggcaatgaatgtCTTCAATGAGAGAGTCTAACTACCTCCCcatgccattcaatggcattatcacagTCCTCTCCACCAGCAACTCAAGTGAGCCAGCGACAAATTCCATGGCTACTTACAGCAGATCAGACACAGGGTATTCTGCTGAGAGTGGCTCAACTCTTGATTccacaaagcctttccaccagcTCAAGACAGTCAGTGGTGCGATGAAATCttgccacttgcctgggtgagtgcagctgcaaTGCCATTCCAGTAGCTGGACATCACCCAGGGCAAAGCTGTCTGCTTCATTAATAACCTCATCCATTCACCATTCATCCTATGAGTGATGCCCATATCAAAGTATAATTTGTAAGAAATCTTACAGCAGCACAGCACAGCCATTTAGCTAATCATGCCAGTCAGTATTCATTTCCTTGCCCCTTCCAAATGAGCTGGCTGCCCTCAAATATTTCTCATTCCCTCTTAATTGAGCTGAACATCAATACCACAAGTGAGAGAGTATTCCATGTCTTTCCCTTTAATGTTTCTAGCATTAATACAAAATTTATGTCTGGTTACCAATTCACCAATCATTAGAAATAACCTTTCAATTTGTACATACACAAGCTCTTTCATAACCAACTCTTCAAGATCCACTTAACCTTTTCCACTCCAGTGAATTTAGCCTGATGTCTATTATAACCATAGCTCCTCAGAACCTGTGCCATTCCATCGGACATGACATTGCTCCTTTGCAGGATTaaattttattttccataatgcAGAGCCCAATCAGCCAGCTGCAGCCTAACCAATTATGAGATGCATTTACAACCTTACCTTTCTATTCACCATCCCTATAAATAAATTGCAGAATCCCATTTGCCCTTTATATACCTTTTCTCCCCCTGTAATCTCAATTTTTATGTTGCATTTACACTGCATTGGCAGGCTTGATACAAAGTGGCTTTGCTTCACATTTGGTCAGAGTTTAGTGTCAACGGAGCCTAAATCTGGGGTTAGGGGCCATCCTGATACTTTAGTAAAGCCAGACCAAATTccctcaaataaaagcaaaatactgcagatgctggaaatctgaaataaaaacagaaaattctgaaaaaacccagcaggtctgactgcatctgtagagagagaaacagagttgactttTGGAGACCGtccgactcttcttcagaactctgaaaaTCTCAgcagctgtcagacctgctgagattttccagcattttctgtttatatttaaaatTCCCTGAAGCAAGTACTCCAATTCACTCTGAACTCAGGATTTATACCAAACACATTAATCACAGCGCAAAGCAGAAACCACTCTGGAGCAATGTTAAACTGTTGTAGAGTTCCATCTTCCTGTTCCCCTCTGTCCAAGGAGAGCATACAGATCCAGTGAGCAGGTACATTCCATTAGACTCATTACACCACAGACATTTTGATACGATTTATCATATAAATCATTAATATTAATCAGCACACGGCCAACATATTGAAAGGTCTGACCCACAAGCATTAAAAAACACCATGTTCTCAAAACACCAATGTTCTCAAAAATCAGGAGATTTCTGTTGGCTCAAATCTCAATTTCTATCACAACAATACAACTCATCATTCACAAATAGCTTCGATTAACAAAGCTGAGCAATGCACTTTATAGCATGTTAGTGCTCTAATGTAGAGATTCAATCAGTAGGAGGATGAGCTTTACAGTCACAACTCCCGAAAGTTGATTTCCCAATTACAGTTGCCAAGTAGAAGCCAAATGCTTTTCCACAGAGTGGATAAAACTGGAGGGTGAACTGTTCCAGGCTATTGTTAAATATTACCTTGTAGCCAGCCAAAAAGCAAAGCTTTGAAAGGCCTCGGGAATGCTTGCTTGCCTACCCTCTCACCCTAGTATTGCATTCAAAAGCAAAGTTAAGAAAAGATGAAGAATGAGTTAAAAGTTTAACTTTTCTATGGTGTTTGGCTGAAATACAATAATTCAGCAAAGTTGATGAATTTATCATTTTTGTGCCAACATTTCAAGATCAGCAACACTTACTTGTGACATAGATTCTTCAAATGGACTTGAACTCTTAATTCTCGTCTTTTCTTCAATGGGTTGAACAGGAGTAGAGTCTGCCCAGCCAGTCAACTGGGTGTCACTGGAAAGGGCAGGTTCTGTCCTGCTGCACTGACTCATTTCTTCTTTAAAGGCACCAAGAGACTGCTCTTCACCAAAAGCTGCCCACGATGTGCTTTCAGCTGCTGAATCCCCAAAAGCACTCCACTCAGTGTCTTGCCCATCAGTTGAAAAGTCATCACTCTTGAATCCTGTAAACTTGGACCCATTTTTAGTTTCCTGAATGGATCCAAATTCTCCAAAATCCTCTTCGTCATCGGTCTTTGTAACCGTGGTGGCAGTTCCATGCTCACCAAACTCCATGTCATCTTCATGACAAACAATAAGCTCTTTTACCACCCCCTTCTCTGCAAACGTTTTTTGAGAGTCGGTGCTCATGCTATCAAAGTCACCAAACTCGTCTTTGACATCAGCTTCATGAAATGTTGCAAACTCTTCTGTTGTTAGCTTTGAAGCTGTCTCACTGTCAGAGTTTACACAATGCACATCAGCTGTTCCAAAATCATCATCCGTAGCATCAGAATTCAACACTGAACTAAAAGTAAAAAAATCACCATCTTGTGAACAGTTGCTTCTTGAAATTCCAAAACGATCAGACTCATTTTCCTCTGTCCGTTTCATATCAGTTTCCGGTAGTTCATCACTGACTACATGGCCTTGTTTAATCGTAGACCTTCTACATACACCACTGTCTGTAAAATCACCATACCCTTCCTCATCATGACTATACATTTCCAAATCTAGTTCTTGTTTTACACTATCTGATTGATCTGTATCTAACTGAATCTCTCTACTTTCTGTGGCACTGGTTTCTGCTACTATGTCCAAAGATTCCTGAACTGACTGCTGAGCATTTTGATCCCTAGTTTCAATGTGTTCCATTGATTCTGATAAGTTCCAATTACTATGAGCAATGCTTGTGTCAGCTGAAGTACTAGGTTGAGAGGAGTCGCACTGGGTGTGTTCTATATCTGCATTTGTACCATTCCCACTTTTACATCTTGAAGCAGCTTTCAGTTTATCACAATCCACTGCAAAGTTTGAACTGACATCTGGCAGTTCCCCTAAAGCTGAATGATTGCCAGCATCATGCTCTCCTTTTAGTGGTGCTTTGCTAATAGTAGACAGAGACCCGCTtacattttcttttgttaaacTGGCAGACTCTTTAACATTTGAAAATGCAGAAAACTCAGCAAAGTCCTCAAATGGTCTAGGCATAGACTCCGACCAGTATTCAGAAATGTGAACATTTGTAGTTTTTTGATCATTTCTGGTGTCCATATTTTCTATtccctgagagtgtgttgattcTTTTGTTGGGTATCCATTTGTCAGAATTTCTGGGTTGTTCTTTTTACCATTGCAGTACTCTTCTGGTTCTGAATCTACTGCATGAGAATCCTTCACCAGGCTATCAAATTTAGCAGTTACTTCCATTTGTTTTATGGATGCTATTGTTTGTTCTGTTGCTGTATAATCAAAATCATTTCTTGAAGATTTCAATCGAATTGCATCCTTATCAGTACTTACAGATACGTCATTTGGCATTCCTTCTGCCGATCTCAAAAAGCCTGAAAGAAAGTCTTTGCCCTCAACAGCACTTGCTGAATGAAAGTCAGCAAATGCATCTGTATGACTGGAGTATTCATGGCCAGGCACAAAGTGATTCTGGGGCATAAAGCTCCCATGGTGGTCTTCTAAATCAAAGTCAGTATAACCAAGGGTTGAACTACCAACTCCTGAAAAACCACCAAATTCACCAAACTCCTCATCATCAATTTCAGTCCCATCATctagtggtggtggtgatgaagAATACATTCGAATAATGTCTGGTTCCAtggtgtttcccctcagtcagtttGGTACACCTAGAGAGAAGAACAGAagttaagaacatgagaaatctGGAACTTCCTATTTCAGATAAACCTATCAATAATTATTGCTAACCAGACCAGTATCAAACCACATGTAAGCATTCTGGAAATTAACTCTAAGTCATATTAATCTCTGAGAATACATTTCCCATGtgaaactagaaacagcaaacatgaatgggaattttaaaaaactttaaatttcctttttaaataaagtGACGCACAAATGCCTTCAAAAGAAATAAAATATGACAACTGCAGACAAAACCTTGTATATTAATACTGGCTGATCTTCCATGGAATTGCACACAATCAAGACCAACTCTAATCTTCAGGTGAAATGACAAGCATAAAAACAATTCAGTCACTGCTTTAATCTATTAGTTTatatgtgttaatatttataatTTAACAGCAAACATAATGATATGGGTAACAAGGAAACAAAGCCGGCTTCTTATAGAATTAAAACAGAAGAGAAAATTTAGACCAATTCAGTTTAAAAGATGTGAAGCTGTGGATTGCACTGAATTGAACTAAAGAAAATCTTCAGAGAATCACAAATGCGCAAAGTATAAAGGATTGTCTAGTAGAACTTCCTATAACCTACAGCCACAGATTTTCTGTCCCAGAGCTACCAGCAGTTAGTTTGTCAAGTCCAGTTAAAATGGTCAGGTGAAAAGCCCTGTAAATGTGTAGCAGCTTGCCTTAGAGAACAAGTTCCAGTATTATTAATCTTTCTGCACAGGAACACTTCCAGATGGCAATATGCAGTGCAATACTGGCAACAGAGCTCATGGGAATCACCCACAAGGTCACTCATTGTACAAACTTTGATAGGAGACTAGCTAATTACAAACACTAAAATCAAAATTAAAGACTTGACAATGCTGAAGTGATGACAAATGGTTTTAGAAATAATCGGAGATATATCCAAAAAGGGTGGACTAGCCTTTAGGTTGCAGGACGATAATGTTAACAAGGGACTGCAGCATGGGTTAAATGAGACTATAATGCCTGCAGATTCGACTTGAAGCATTTACAGCCTAACCAATTAGAGTAAATTAGGATTAGGTACAGATTATTTTAAATTGTGCAAAAAAATCTAAATtgagtttacaggcagcaattaAAGTGCAACCAGTTAGCATGACATTAGGTGATTGCTCAATTCATATAAAATACATTCCAGAGTATAAATGTGTTGCTCACTTTCTTTTATCTGAAGTTCTTTGGTTTCAGCTATGTTGCTATGTAAGTGGGAGACAATTTTCCAAAGATGTCCATAAAACTTCTAACAATTCTGTAAACTATAACATCCATCAGTAAGCAAGCAGTGCAAATTGAGGACTTCATGAAAATCCAAGCAGCTCTGTCTAATGCTTCATGTTACTTGGCAGTTCAATTTATTCAGTATTATTTTCAGTAAGTTAGAAAGGGATATAAAGACAAAGTTAACACCAGGACTTATTTAATTATCAGCATACCTGAAATCCACGATGCTGTACCACTTTTTAATTCAATAATGTACTAAAAACCCATCTAAGACTGAAAACCCAATCAAAACtcaaatgttaaaaataaattCTATAATTTTAGCAGCATTAAACTATAGATTCCTACATATTCTAGTGTTTTTTCTGCAATTATTACAACATGGTTTCACGCAAGCAGAATTGGATTCCTCTGCTGGCTCAGATAGTTAAAGCACCGAGTAACAAACAAGGAAAATTCCTGATGTAAAaaccaaaaactgcggatgctggaaatccaaaacaaaaacagaattacctggaaaaactcagcagatttggcaacatcggtggagaagaacaaagttgacgtttcaaatcctcatgacccttcaacagaactaagtaaaaataggagaggggtgaaatataagctggtttaaggtggcgggggggaggtggttgtagggacaagcaagcagtgataggagcagataatcaaaagatgtcacagacaaaagaacaaagaggtgttgaaggtggtgatattacctaaaagaatgtgctaattaagaatggaaggcaggacaagcaaggtacagctctagtgggggtggggtgatagggcataaaaggtatggacttaaaataatggaaataggtgggaaaagaaaaatctatataaattattggaaaaacaaaagggagggggaagaaatggaaagggggtggggatggaggagggagttcaagatctaaagttgttgaactcaagattcagtccggaaggttgtaaagtgcctagtcggaagatgaggtgctgttcctccagtttgggttcagcttcactggaacaatgcagcaagccaaggacagacatgtgggcaagagaacagggtggattgttaaaatgccaagcaacagggaggtctgggtcatttttgcggacaaaccgaaaggtgttctgcaaagcggtcgcccagtctgcgtttggtctctccaatgtagaggagaccgcattgggagcaacaaatactgtagactaagttggggaaaatgcaagtgaaatactgcttcacttgaaagaagtgtttgggcccttggacggtgaggagagaggaagtgaaggggcaggtgttgcagctGTTGTGTATGCATGGGGAGTtgccataggtggggtttgaggagtagggggtgatggatgaaggTACCAgcgtgtcccagagggaacgatccctacggaatgccgccagggagggtgaagggaagatgtgtttggtggtggcatcatgctggagttggcggaaatggcggaggatgatcctttgaatgtggaggctggtgggtgataagtgaggacaagggggaccctttcatgtttctgggagggaggagaaggcgtgagggcggatgcgcaggagatgggccggacatggtcgagggccctgtcaatgaccatgggtggaaaacctcagttaaggaaggaggaggacatgtcagaggaactgtttttgaaggtagcagcatcagaacagatgtgacggaggcaaaggaactgagagaatgggatggagttcttacaggaagcggggtgtgaggagctgtagtcgaggtagctgtgggagtcggtaggcttgtaatggatattggtggacagtctaacacCAGAAATTGAgtcaaagaggtcaaggaagggaagggaagtgtcagagatggaccatgtgaaaagtatggaggggtggagattggaagcaaaattaataaatttttccaggtcccgacaagagcatgaagcagcaatgaagtaatcatcgatgtaccagagaaaaagttgtgggacggggccggagtaggactggaacaaggaatgttccacataccccataaagagacaggcatagctggggcccctgtgggtacccatagccacactttttatttggaggaaatgagaggagttaaaggagaaattgttcagtgtgagaacaagttcagccagacggaggagagtagtggtggatggggattgttcagacctctgttcgaagaagaagcggagagccctcagaccatcctggtggaggatggaggtgtagagggattggacatccatggtgaagaggaggcggttggggccagggaactggaaattgttgatgtgacataaggtgtcggtggaatcacggatgtaggtgggaagggactggacatgaggagagagaagggagtcaagataacgagaactGAGTTCCGTAggtcaggaacaggctgacatgatcggtctgccaggacagtcctgtttgtggattttgggtaggaggtagaagcgtgcCGTACGAGGttaggcgactatcaggttggaagctgtgggaggaagatctccagaggagatgaggtcagtgacagtcctggaaacaatggcttgatgtttagtggtggggtcatggtccagggagaggtaggaggaagtgtctgccagttgacactcagcctctgcgaggtagaggtcagtgcgccagacaacagcaccacacttgtcagcgggtttgatgacaatgttagggttggacctgagagaacggagtgcagtaagttcagagagagacagattaggatgggtgggaggagcagagaaattgaaacgactaatgtcacgctgacatttctcaatgaaaagatcaagagaaggtaagaatccagagggaggggtccaggtggagggagaatattggaggtgggtaaaaggatccgttgaacggggtgaggactcctgcccaaagaagtgagcacggagatgaaggcggcagaagaagagttcagcattgtgccgaattcattgagatgagggcctaagagtatgaaactgagtcatttgctgagcactgaatgttcagcgttggagaggggaaggtcagggggtatagtgaatacacggttggggctgggattggaaga encodes the following:
- the LOC121273421 gene encoding aftiphilin-like encodes the protein MEPDIIRMYSSSPPPLDDGTEIDDEEFGEFGGFSGVGSSTLGYTDFDLEDHHGSFMPQNHFVPGHEYSSHTDAFADFHSASAVEGKDFLSGFLRSAEGMPNDVSVSTDKDAIRLKSSRNDFDYTATEQTIASIKQMEVTAKFDSLVKDSHAVDSEPEEYCNGKKNNPEILTNGYPTKESTHSQGIENMDTRNDQKTTNVHISEYWSESMPRPFEDFAEFSAFSNVKESASLTKENVSGSLSTISKAPLKGEHDAGNHSALGELPDVSSNFAVDCDKLKAASRCKSGNGTNADIEHTQCDSSQPSTSADTSIAHSNWNLSESMEHIETRDQNAQQSVQESLDIVAETSATESREIQLDTDQSDSVKQELDLEMYSHDEEGYGDFTDSGVCRRSTIKQGHVVSDELPETDMKRTEENESDRFGISRSNCSQDGDFFTFSSVLNSDATDDDFGTADVHCVNSDSETASKLTTEEFATFHEADVKDEFGDFDSMSTDSQKTFAEKGVVKELIVCHEDDMEFGEHGTATTVTKTDDEEDFGEFGSIQETKNGSKFTGFKSDDFSTDGQDTEWSAFGDSAAESTSWAAFGEEQSLGAFKEEMSQCSRTEPALSSDTQLTGWADSTPVQPIEEKTRIKSSSPFEESMSQVSLLSRLERVFQTCFSLPAVKVTKEELCSLGQLLQSGFGEGEQIKTNNGELLSVWTELQDVEDAHGLRYQWGGSHSNKKLLISLGIDTRNILFTGQRKQPVIVPAYASGLGMLEPTKEPVKPISAAEKIASIGQIPTISVMPSEMCASTPDQTQDHVPPVQFDWSSSGLTNPLDGVDPELYELTTSKLEDSGTVNRMTDAFARLMSTAEKTSTSTRKPKKEEVLSKEAATVIGSLPDLSFMHAKVLMFPTTLTPLVSSHEKAD